One genomic segment of Hypomesus transpacificus isolate Combined female chromosome 5, fHypTra1, whole genome shotgun sequence includes these proteins:
- the smarca1 gene encoding probable global transcription activator SNF2L1 isoform X3: MISLYENGINGILADEMGLGKTLQTIALLGYLKHYRNIPGPHMVLVPKSTLHNWMNEFKRWVPTLKAVCLIGDKDARAAFVRDVMMPGEWDVCVTSYEMVIREKSVFKRFNWRYLVIDEAHRIKNEKSKLSEIVREFKTTNRLLLTGTPLQNNLHELWALLNFLLPDVFNSANDFDSWFDTNNCLGDQKLVERLHAVLRPFLLRRIKAEVEKNLPPKKEVKIYLGLSKMQREWYTRILMKDIDILNSAGKMDKMRLLNILMQLRKCCNHPYLFDGAEPGPPYTTDTHLVINSGKMMALDKLLPKVQEQGSRVLIFSQMTRVLDILEDYCMWRGYEYCRLDGNTSHEARQQAIEAYNAPNSSKFIFMLSTRAGGLGINLATADVVILYDSDWNPQVDLQAMDRAHRIGQKKPVRVFRLITDNTVEERIVERAERKLRLDSIVIQQGRLIDQQSTKLGKDEMLQMIRHGATHVFASKDSELTEEDINTILERGAKKTAEMNERMEKLGEDSLRDFTMDMGAAETSLYNFEGEDYREKQKLSMMEWIEPPKRERKANYAVDAYFREALRVSEPRAPKAPRPPKQPSIQDFQFFPPRLFELLEMEILHYRKTIGYKVPRSPDVPGSAQVQKEEQKKIDEAGPLTAEETEEKEKLLTQGFTSWNKRDFNQFIKANEKYGRDDIDNIAREVEGKSPEEVIEYSAIFWERCNELQDVEKIMAQIERGEARIQRRISIKKALDAKIGRYKAPFHQLRIQYGTNKGKNYTEEEDRFLICMLHKMGFDKECVYEELRQCVRNAPQFRFDWFIKSRTAMELQRRCNTLISLIEKENLEIEEKERAEKKKRAPKSQTAHKRKADGSCEAGRKDKKSRA; the protein is encoded by the exons ATGATCTCTCTGTACGAGAACGGCATCAACGGGATCCTCGCTGATGAGATG GGCTTAGGGAAGACCCTGCAGACCATCGCGTTGCTAGGATACCTGAAGCACTACAGGAACATTCCAGGTCCTCACATGGTGTTGGTTCCCAAGTCAACGCTTCACAACTGGATGAATGAGTTCAAGAGATGGGTGCCAACTCTGAAGGCTGTTTGTCTTATCGGAGACAAGGATGCTCGG GCTGCGTTTGTGCGCGACGTGATGATGCCCGGAGAGTGGGATGTCTGTGTGACGTCATATGAAATGGTCATCCGGGAAAAGTCAGTGTTCAAGAGGTTCAACTGGAGATATTTGGTCATCGATGAAGCTCACAGGATCAAAAATGAGAAATCCAAA CTCTCTGAGATTGTGCGGGAGTTTAAAACCACCAACCGCCTCCTTCTGACCGGCACGCCGCTGCAGAACAACCTGCATGAGCTGTGGGCCCTGCTCAACTTCCTCCTACCGGACGTCTTCAACTCTGCCAAC gACTTCGATTCTTGGTTCGACACAAACAACTGTCTAGGGGACCAGAAGCTGGTTGAGAGACTGCATGCG GTTCTGAGGCCTTTTCTCCTGCGTCGCATCAAAGCGGAGGTGGAAAAAAACCTACCTCCTAAAAAGGAAGTGAAAATTTACCTGGGACTGAGTAAGATGCAGAGAGAATG GTACACTCGCATCCTGATGAAGGACATCGACATCCTGAACTCTGCGGGGAAGATGGATAAGATGCGTCTGCTGAACATCCTCATGCAGCTGAGGAAGTGCTGTAACCACCCGTACCTGTTTGACGGGGCCGAGCCGGGGCCCCcctacaccacagacacacacctggtcatCAACAGCGGCAAGATGATGGCTCTGGACAAGCTTCTGCCCAAAGTCCAAGAACAAG GGTCTCGAGTGCTCATCTTCAGTCAGATGACCCGCGTCCTTGACATCCTGGAGGACTACTGCATGTGGAGGGGTTACGAGTACTGTCGTCTGGACGGGAACACGTCACACGAAGCCAGACAG CAAGCCATAGAGGCCTACAATGCTCCAAACAGTAGCAAGTTCATTTTCATGTTGAGCACCAGAGCTGGGGGTTTGGGCATAAACCTGGCAACCGCCGATGTGGTCATCCTGTACGACTCTGACTGGAACCCTCAAGTAGACCTGCAGGCCATG GACAGGGCTCATAGAATTGGTCAGAAGAAACCAGTGCGTGTGTTCCGCCTCATCACTGATAATACAGTCGAGGAGAGGATTGTagagagagctgagaggaagTTGAGGCTAGACTCCATTGTTATTCAACAAG GTAGGCTGATCGACCAGCAGTCCACCAAACTGGGGAAGGACGAAATGCTGCAGATGATTCGCCACGGCGCTACGCACGTGTTCGCCTCCAAGGATAGTGAGCTCACGGAGGAAGACATCAACACCATCCTGGAGCGAGGAGCTAAGAAG ACGGCGGAGATGAACGAGCGCATGGAGAAGCTGGGGGAAGACTCTCTCAGGGACTTCACCATGGATATGGGAGCAGCGGAGACCAGCCTCTACAACTTTGAAGGGGAGGAttacagagagaagcagaaa CTGAGCATGATGGAGTGGATCGAACCTCCTAAACGAGAGCGCAAAGCCAACTATGCTGTGGACGCCTACTTCAGAGAAGCCCTGCGCGTCAGTGAACCCCGCGCCCCCAAG GCTCCTCGGCCGCCCAAACAGCCCAGCATCCAGGACTTCCAGTTCTTTCCCCCTCGCCTGTTTGAGCTGCTGGAAATGGAGATCCTTCACTACAGGAAGACCATAGGCTACAAG GTGCCCAGGAGCCCTGATGTCCCCGGCTCTGCCCAGgtgcagaaggaggagcagaagaagaTCGATGAGGCGGGGCCCCTGACGGCGGAAGAGACGGAGGAAAAGGAGAAGCTGCTGACCCAG GGCTTCACCAGCTGGAACAAGCGAGATTTCAATCAGTTCATCAAAGCCAACGAGAAATACGGCCGTGACGACATTGACAACATCGCCCGTGAAGTGGAGGGCAAAAGCCCTGAGGAAGTCATCGAGTATTCCG CCATTTTCTGGGAGCGCTGCAATGAGCTCCAGGATGTTGAGAAGATCATGGCCCAGATCGAGCGTGGGGAGGCTAGGATCCAGCGCAGGATCAGCATCAAGAAGGCTTTAGACGCCAAG ATCGGGAGGTACAAGGCTCCGTTCCACCAGCTGAGGATCCAGTACGGGACCAACAAAGGCAAGAACTACACGGAGGAAGAGGATCGCTTCCTCATCTGCATGCTGCACAAGATGGGCTTCGACAAGGAGTGCGTCTACGAGGAACTGAGGCAGTGTGTCCGGAACGCTCCGCAGTTCAGATTCGACTGGTTCATCAAGTCCCGGACCGCCATG GAACTGCAACGCCGTTGTAACACACTCATCTCTCTCATCGAGAAAGAGAACCTGGAGAtcgaggagaaagagagagctgagaagaagaaaagagctCCCAAAAGCCAAACA GCTCACAAAAGAAAAGCGGATGGATCCTGCGAAGCTGGAAGAAAAGACAAGAAGTCCAGAGCCTGA